TGCCCGGTGCGGCACATCTTTTCGACCGCGCCTTGCGTCAGTTGCGGGAAACGCTTCTTGAGCCAGCGGTCGAGGCGCTGATCGCCCTCGTCATGGCTCACATTGATCACCTGAACGCCGCTCATGCGAAAATCCCTCTGCCGACGGCCAGGCCCGCCGTCACTGCAAGCAGCGACAGCACCACCGAACCGGTCACGTAAATCATGGCTCCCGCCATCTGCCCCCGCTCCCACAGGGTCAGCGCGTCCAGCGAGAAGGCCGAGAATGTCGTGAAACCGCCCAGAATACCCGTCAGCAGCAGCGGCGCGAAATCGTTGTTCCAGCGATGCGCCATGAAGGCGACCAGAAGCCCCATCGCGAAACTGCCCAGCACGTTCACCACGCCGGTCGCAACGGGAAAACCCGGGCCATGCCACGCGATGGCGCGATAGACCGCGTAGCGCGCCGTCGCGCCGAG
This region of Paracoccus saliphilus genomic DNA includes:
- the crcB gene encoding fluoride efflux transporter CrcB yields the protein MMNPFLQVAVGGALGATARYAVYRAIAWHGPGFPVATGVVNVLGSFAMGLLVAFMAHRWNNDFAPLLLTGILGGFTTFSAFSLDALTLWERGQMAGAMIYVTGSVVLSLLAVTAGLAVGRGIFA